In Aminobacterium sp. MB27-C1, a single genomic region encodes these proteins:
- a CDS encoding GerMN domain-containing protein produces MCGALALYNMVRKEDRFSDDFEDDLQIRRNLDRQAELSKTKPRSKRGRRYAEETSTHKAPMVFRIIAWVAIVFLFFGVGYWGTSFTLDLLNKKNLVNQSDVVENQQELSEFLAADSTVGRKVTFPIYIPIDGNIVKKDAVVVSSIMEDDMKRLIAKLFEECGDPLRGVSVQHVFRNGDTAYLNVNNAFMASLNALGEQTSTLLITGIVQTVKESFSPVAKVRFLVEGKVPQSGAPVNLSVPWEIRS; encoded by the coding sequence GTGTGTGGCGCGTTAGCGCTATACAACATGGTTCGTAAAGAAGATCGTTTTTCTGACGATTTTGAAGATGATTTGCAAATTCGTCGTAATTTAGATAGACAAGCGGAGTTATCAAAGACAAAGCCTCGTTCTAAGCGTGGGCGGAGGTATGCAGAAGAGACATCGACACATAAAGCTCCCATGGTCTTTCGTATCATAGCGTGGGTTGCTATTGTCTTTTTGTTTTTTGGAGTGGGTTATTGGGGAACATCTTTTACGTTGGATCTTTTGAATAAGAAAAATTTGGTAAACCAGAGTGATGTTGTTGAGAATCAGCAGGAGCTTTCGGAATTTTTGGCAGCAGACTCAACTGTAGGAAGAAAGGTAACCTTTCCTATCTATATTCCTATAGACGGAAATATCGTTAAAAAAGATGCAGTTGTAGTTTCAAGCATTATGGAAGATGACATGAAGCGTCTTATTGCGAAACTTTTTGAAGAGTGCGGCGATCCATTGCGCGGAGTGAGCGTTCAACATGTTTTTAGAAATGGAGATACGGCATATCTTAATGTAAATAATGCCTTTATGGCTTCACTTAATGCTCTAGGGGAGCAGACAAGTACTCTGCTTATAACGGGGATCGTGCAGACGGTGAAAGAGAGTTTCTCTCCAGTTGCAAAAGTGAGATTTCTCGTAGAGGGGAAAGTTCCTCAGAGCGGCGCGCCTGTAAATCTTTCGGTTCCTTGGGAAATTCGTTCGTAA
- a CDS encoding efflux RND transporter periplasmic adaptor subunit: MKKVLLLFSIVILFLGLIGFRAYQQHQLEQQPIERERIKVETVSPETKLFTEKLHFAATLEPEEEAAVVCKVPGKTVLRVFVNEGDIVKAGTILAELDESLISEQINQAAATLSKAKIYYRTVKNDFERFSALYKEEVISRQHFEHIDGEYKTSKKQVKEAQAALEQLKILKSYHKIEAPISGVITARNLDPGDTTSSTPAFMIAKNMKVKAVGSVPEKVYPRVRVGQKASLQLDAFPGRQFEASVSRISPTLDAATRTGKVEVLLDSLSILKPGMFARTVIELETHEGLALPLEAVGQMAGTGQSICYVRTKEDTAELRYVTLGDESKGMIEILDGLSSSDEVILTRSEKVSEGVAIEVVHK; the protein is encoded by the coding sequence ATGAAAAAAGTGTTATTGCTCTTCAGTATTGTCATTCTTTTTCTTGGGCTCATAGGTTTTCGTGCTTATCAACAACATCAGCTAGAGCAACAGCCTATTGAACGAGAGCGAATTAAAGTAGAAACGGTTTCTCCCGAAACAAAGCTTTTTACTGAAAAGCTTCATTTTGCAGCAACTTTAGAACCAGAGGAAGAAGCCGCTGTAGTGTGTAAGGTTCCCGGTAAAACTGTTTTAAGAGTATTTGTCAATGAAGGCGACATAGTTAAAGCGGGTACGATTCTGGCTGAACTTGATGAGAGCTTGATAAGTGAGCAGATTAATCAGGCGGCAGCGACGCTATCGAAAGCTAAAATTTATTATCGGACAGTAAAAAACGATTTTGAACGTTTCTCAGCACTTTATAAAGAAGAAGTTATTAGCAGGCAACATTTTGAGCATATAGATGGTGAGTACAAAACATCTAAAAAACAGGTAAAAGAAGCTCAAGCAGCTCTTGAACAACTCAAAATTTTAAAAAGCTATCACAAAATAGAAGCGCCTATTTCAGGAGTTATCACCGCAAGGAATCTAGATCCCGGCGATACGACGTCGTCAACGCCTGCTTTCATGATAGCCAAGAATATGAAAGTCAAGGCAGTAGGTTCCGTTCCAGAAAAGGTATACCCTCGAGTTCGAGTTGGTCAAAAAGCTTCTTTGCAGCTGGATGCTTTTCCGGGGAGGCAATTTGAGGCTTCTGTCTCTCGAATTTCACCAACCCTTGATGCAGCGACACGAACTGGAAAAGTTGAGGTGTTGCTTGATTCCCTTTCAATATTAAAACCGGGGATGTTTGCCCGCACAGTTATTGAATTGGAAACGCATGAAGGTTTAGCCCTTCCTCTTGAAGCTGTGGGACAAATGGCTGGAACTGGGCAATCCATATGTTATGTGCGAACAAAAGAGGATACGGCTGAATTGCGTTATGTAACATTAGGGGACGAGTCAAAAGGAATGATTGAGATTCTTGATGGCCTTTCCTCTTCTGACGAAGTTATTTTGACTAGGTCAGAAAAAGTTTCAGAAGGCGTTGCTATTGAGGTGGTTCATAAATGA
- a CDS encoding nicotinate phosphoribosyltransferase produces MTKNGNLNSLDDLSSITVDTDRFYSATHEEILSGLTSDVYFLKTKDVLHRAGKDNTPVVAEFFARGNGVFAGLPEAMRILQSKNVSVSSLQEGDTFAPKEVVMRISGAYSEFGLYETVLLGILASSSGWATAARQCVEAAEGRPVLCFGARHVHPAIAPVMERVAVAVGGCSGASCMLGAKLAGHEPTGTVPHAAVLIVGDTVELAKYYDQEVPEGEPRIVLIDTFKDEAEESLRVARALGDRLFGVRLDTPGERGGVTPELVKEVRYRLDIAGFSHVKIIASGGLNPERIRILSEAGVDSFGVGSYIAHGTPRDMTMDLKVIDGIPIAKRGRLPGIIENSKLKRVK; encoded by the coding sequence ATGACCAAAAACGGGAACTTAAATTCCCTCGACGATCTTTCTTCTATTACGGTCGATACAGATCGCTTTTATAGTGCAACGCACGAAGAAATTTTGAGTGGATTGACCTCCGATGTCTATTTTTTGAAAACAAAAGATGTGCTCCATCGAGCTGGAAAAGATAATACTCCGGTTGTAGCGGAGTTTTTTGCTCGTGGTAATGGTGTTTTTGCAGGACTTCCAGAGGCAATGCGAATTTTGCAGAGTAAAAACGTTTCTGTCTCTTCATTACAAGAAGGAGATACTTTCGCTCCTAAAGAAGTTGTTATGAGAATAAGCGGGGCTTATTCCGAGTTCGGTCTATACGAAACGGTTCTTCTCGGAATTTTGGCAAGTTCCAGTGGGTGGGCAACGGCTGCCCGTCAGTGCGTTGAAGCTGCGGAAGGAAGGCCGGTTCTTTGCTTTGGTGCAAGACACGTCCATCCTGCTATTGCTCCAGTAATGGAAAGAGTGGCTGTCGCTGTTGGTGGTTGTTCCGGTGCGAGTTGCATGTTAGGAGCCAAATTAGCTGGGCATGAGCCGACAGGAACAGTTCCTCACGCTGCAGTTCTTATTGTGGGAGACACCGTTGAATTAGCCAAGTATTATGACCAAGAGGTTCCGGAAGGGGAACCGAGGATCGTTCTTATCGATACATTTAAAGATGAAGCTGAAGAGTCGCTTCGTGTAGCTCGTGCTCTCGGAGACCGTCTTTTTGGAGTTCGTCTCGATACCCCCGGCGAACGAGGCGGAGTAACACCTGAGCTTGTAAAAGAAGTTCGGTATCGTTTAGATATAGCAGGATTTTCACATGTGAAAATTATTGCTTCAGGCGGCCTTAATCCAGAGCGAATTAGAATTCTTTCTGAAGCGGGTGTTGATTCTTTTGGCGTTGGAAGTTATATTGCTCATGGAACTCCTCGAGATATGACCATGGATTTGAAGGTTATCGATGGAATTCCTATAGCAAAACGAGGAAGATTGCCAGGGATTATTGAAAATTCTAAGCTAAAACGTGTAAAATAA
- a CDS encoding TetR/AcrR family transcriptional regulator: MKDNAQDTRTHILDIARKHFAEKGFYGTSIDVIVREAGLSKGALYWHFPGKLDLYREVLKQEVERIRGIMLPSEAEEPEERDGLFIRRGEQLIDAMMNDKIWRMFSVHMALESIRGNKEILELNKSISASLVEELESTLIRMYPKLKNGAGELTVKELIRLFESFLSGVLVNLGTIYSAEEAKRSWKFIVLRILKGGASYAP; this comes from the coding sequence GTGAAGGATAACGCACAAGATACACGAACGCATATATTAGATATAGCTCGTAAACATTTTGCAGAAAAAGGTTTTTACGGAACGAGTATTGATGTCATAGTAAGAGAAGCCGGGTTGAGTAAGGGAGCCTTATATTGGCATTTCCCGGGGAAACTTGACCTTTACAGAGAGGTGTTAAAACAGGAGGTAGAACGGATTAGGGGTATTATGCTCCCATCTGAAGCGGAAGAACCAGAAGAACGTGATGGACTCTTTATTCGGAGGGGTGAACAGCTTATTGATGCAATGATGAACGATAAAATTTGGCGTATGTTCAGCGTTCATATGGCTCTTGAATCCATAAGGGGAAATAAGGAAATTCTGGAGCTCAATAAGTCAATTAGCGCTTCTTTGGTAGAAGAGCTTGAATCAACCCTTATACGAATGTATCCCAAGCTTAAAAATGGAGCAGGTGAATTAACTGTGAAGGAGTTAATTCGGCTCTTTGAAAGCTTTCTTTCGGGAGTACTAGTCAATTTGGGAACAATATACTCTGCCGAAGAAGCTAAACGTTCTTGGAAATTTATTGTTTTGCGTATTCTTAAGGGAGGGGCGTCATATGCGCCATAA
- the secG gene encoding preprotein translocase subunit SecG: protein MFLGIVHILLSIALMGVVLLQQRKEGGFSGIFGGGTQSDMGGSQWQRLSGLTKITVVLTGLFMLTSLVLVIMTK from the coding sequence ATGTTTCTTGGCATAGTTCATATCCTTTTGAGTATTGCCTTAATGGGAGTAGTTCTTCTTCAACAGCGTAAAGAAGGCGGATTCTCCGGCATCTTTGGAGGAGGAACCCAGTCGGATATGGGTGGAAGTCAGTGGCAGCGTTTGAGTGGCTTGACGAAAATAACGGTTGTGTTAACCGGCCTTTTCATGTTAACTTCTCTTGTACTTGTAATAATGACAAAATAA
- the rpsI gene encoding 30S ribosomal protein S9: MPTPSYFWGTGRRKNAIARVRVCPGDGTIKINERTVEDYFPRDVWQVHALAPLKTAGVEGKVNVFVRANGGGLTGQAGAVCLGIARALLKLNPELRPVLKKAGYLTRDPRMVERKKFGQKGARGLRQFSKR, translated from the coding sequence ATGCCAACTCCTTCCTATTTTTGGGGTACAGGAAGACGTAAAAATGCTATTGCTCGCGTGAGAGTTTGCCCGGGCGATGGAACTATAAAAATTAATGAAAGAACAGTTGAAGACTATTTCCCCCGCGACGTATGGCAGGTACATGCTTTAGCTCCTTTAAAAACTGCTGGCGTAGAAGGAAAAGTCAATGTTTTTGTCAGGGCTAATGGAGGCGGTCTTACCGGCCAGGCCGGAGCGGTTTGCCTTGGTATTGCCAGAGCCCTTCTTAAGCTAAATCCAGAACTTCGTCCCGTTCTTAAAAAGGCAGGGTATCTTACCCGAGATCCTCGTATGGTCGAAAGAAAGAAATTCGGTCAGAAGGGTGCCCGAGGACTGCGACAGTTCTCCAAACGTTAA
- a CDS encoding TolC family protein — protein MRHNRIFSFFILVVAIFVLVLSCERKLWAQSPQVLTESLVLELAQKNNPVLAAEAERVKQAQARFEGIKASQLPQLSTSITYQQEKEALWYPVYLNGSPAPTGRAVAGFEKTYRAAISLNYLLYSSGGVENSIRSQKLAFEGAKAQETRVSQTVQNNVLKALYNLQRARAKLVIAEDVWDLSQEHLKQVESFYKHGVVAKNELLRVDVDVSEAELNRIRAVNAVDVAWNALERAVGSSLREKYVLSTPEESVKNVYIPEKPLDVALQQRAELKALDYALKSSLALAQAASAEGRPQVVLQAESYVVDDTFFPSEKDDWKISVTALWTFFDGGASKSKAKEARAAADEFLYRAEDFKKQICLEVSVAKLNLESAMQRINVAQKQVESAEEDYRMALKRYGAQVGTNIDVLDARVALTNARTQLVDAVYDTYTSESELLYSIGSNHMVAENRE, from the coding sequence ATGCGCCATAACAGAATATTTTCTTTTTTTATTTTAGTGGTGGCTATTTTTGTTCTGGTCCTTTCATGCGAGAGAAAGCTTTGGGCGCAAAGTCCTCAAGTCCTCACTGAATCTCTAGTGTTAGAACTAGCTCAAAAAAATAATCCTGTGTTAGCTGCCGAGGCAGAAAGGGTAAAACAAGCACAAGCTCGTTTTGAGGGAATAAAAGCTTCACAGCTTCCACAGTTATCAACATCTATAACATATCAACAAGAAAAAGAAGCTCTTTGGTATCCCGTCTATTTGAATGGCAGTCCGGCTCCTACAGGTAGAGCTGTTGCCGGTTTTGAAAAAACATACAGAGCTGCTATTTCTCTCAACTACTTGCTTTATAGCAGCGGAGGAGTTGAGAATTCGATACGGAGTCAAAAGCTTGCCTTTGAGGGAGCCAAGGCTCAAGAGACCAGAGTTTCTCAAACAGTACAAAATAATGTTTTAAAGGCTTTATATAATTTACAAAGAGCCAGAGCTAAATTGGTTATAGCTGAAGATGTTTGGGACTTATCACAAGAGCACTTAAAACAAGTCGAGTCTTTTTATAAACATGGAGTAGTGGCTAAGAACGAGCTTCTCAGAGTTGACGTGGATGTTTCAGAAGCAGAATTAAACCGCATTCGTGCTGTTAATGCTGTAGATGTGGCATGGAATGCTCTAGAAAGGGCCGTTGGTTCTTCTCTTCGAGAAAAATATGTTCTTTCAACTCCTGAAGAGAGTGTAAAAAATGTATATATTCCAGAGAAACCACTAGATGTAGCACTACAACAAAGAGCTGAACTGAAAGCTCTAGACTATGCTCTTAAATCTTCTCTTGCTTTGGCTCAGGCGGCATCAGCAGAAGGACGTCCTCAGGTAGTGTTGCAAGCTGAAAGTTACGTTGTAGACGATACCTTTTTCCCAAGTGAAAAAGATGATTGGAAAATATCTGTTACAGCCTTGTGGACCTTCTTTGATGGAGGAGCGAGTAAGTCGAAAGCTAAAGAAGCACGAGCTGCTGCTGATGAATTTCTTTACAGAGCAGAAGATTTTAAAAAGCAAATTTGTCTTGAAGTTTCAGTTGCAAAGTTAAATCTTGAGTCAGCGATGCAACGTATCAATGTAGCTCAGAAGCAAGTAGAAAGTGCAGAAGAAGACTACCGAATGGCGTTGAAGCGGTATGGAGCACAGGTTGGAACAAACATTGATGTGCTTGATGCCAGAGTTGCGTTAACTAACGCACGAACCCAACTTGTTGATGCTGTATATGACACATATACATCTGAATCTGAGCTTTTATACTCAATTGGTTCTAACCATATGGTTGCGGAGAATAGGGAATAG
- the mgtE gene encoding magnesium transporter, which translates to MPVDNLHHKFLESIDKLFLSKKFKSLKELLSTIEPADVAEILGEKPPVERVFLFRLLAKDQAIDVFEFMDSTEIEEMLNHFTDAEVSEIMEEMSDDDRTALFDELPAKTVKRLLLRLSSDERKVANMLLNYPASSAGRIMTPEYIDLKEEMTTEQAIERIRKQARSKETIYTCFVVDTQRYLKGVVDLETLIMAEPHTTVAALMDDPIYATTTTDQEEVAQIMSKYDLQAIPIVDNEKRLVGIITFDDILDIIEEEATEDFERMAGIQPVEENYLDASIFTLAKKRFMWLFICILTEAMTSVVLKRYSFALQSVVALTFFIPLLIGTGGNAGTQASTLVIRGLTLGDIEWKDIGKVICREALTGILLGAALAVLGLVRAYMLHTGYGVALTVAFAIVAVVLLGNLAGTLLPFIARMVRIDPAIMSGPFITTIVDVFGLIVYFEIAKNILSLS; encoded by the coding sequence ATGCCAGTGGATAATTTGCACCACAAATTCCTCGAGAGCATCGATAAATTATTCCTTAGCAAAAAATTTAAAAGCTTAAAAGAGCTTCTAAGCACTATTGAGCCAGCTGATGTTGCTGAAATTTTGGGAGAAAAACCTCCTGTAGAAAGGGTCTTTCTTTTCAGGTTGCTGGCAAAAGATCAGGCTATTGACGTGTTTGAGTTTATGGATAGCACTGAAATAGAAGAAATGCTGAACCATTTCACTGATGCGGAAGTATCAGAGATTATGGAAGAAATGTCTGATGATGACAGAACAGCTCTTTTTGATGAGTTACCTGCAAAGACTGTTAAAAGATTGTTATTACGTCTTTCTTCAGATGAACGTAAGGTTGCTAATATGCTTTTGAACTATCCAGCGAGCTCTGCCGGACGAATAATGACTCCTGAATATATAGATTTAAAGGAAGAAATGACAACAGAGCAGGCTATTGAGAGAATCCGTAAGCAAGCACGAAGTAAAGAGACTATTTATACATGTTTTGTTGTTGATACCCAGCGATACCTGAAAGGGGTTGTCGATTTAGAAACGCTCATAATGGCTGAACCTCATACTACAGTGGCAGCCCTTATGGACGACCCTATATATGCAACAACAACAACCGACCAGGAGGAAGTTGCTCAGATAATGTCGAAATATGACTTACAGGCTATCCCTATAGTCGATAATGAGAAGCGCCTTGTCGGTATTATTACCTTTGACGATATTCTCGATATTATTGAGGAAGAGGCAACGGAAGACTTTGAACGTATGGCTGGTATTCAGCCTGTAGAAGAGAATTATCTTGATGCGAGTATTTTTACGTTGGCTAAAAAACGTTTTATGTGGCTTTTCATTTGTATATTAACGGAGGCAATGACATCTGTTGTTTTAAAACGATATTCTTTTGCTTTGCAAAGTGTCGTTGCTTTAACCTTTTTTATCCCTTTGCTTATTGGTACAGGTGGAAATGCTGGAACGCAGGCCTCCACTCTCGTAATAAGAGGTCTTACCCTTGGTGATATTGAATGGAAAGATATAGGAAAAGTTATTTGTAGAGAAGCGCTAACAGGAATCTTATTAGGCGCAGCTTTAGCCGTTTTAGGCTTAGTTCGGGCATATATGCTTCATACAGGATATGGCGTAGCCTTAACTGTAGCTTTTGCTATTGTTGCCGTAGTTTTACTTGGAAATCTTGCTGGGACACTCTTACCTTTTATAGCCCGAATGGTGCGTATCGACCCTGCCATTATGTCTGGTCCCTTTATTACAACTATCGTCGATGTATTTGGGCTAATCGTCTATTTTGAAATAGCAAAAAATATTTTATCCCTTTCGTGA
- the rdgB gene encoding RdgB/HAM1 family non-canonical purine NTP pyrophosphatase — MLVRSVLFASSNRNKYEEVVALLAPLQINLVFGPERLSLDVDETYQTYMGNAYLKAAAWAEASGMPSLADDSGLEVRALQWKPGIFSARVAASSEARNKWLLQSLEGKEDRTAKYVAAFALCFPEEGHTIITEGECWGKIAEEQQGEGGFGYDPLFIPQGFDSPFADLPDKIKARISHRAIASYQLIHILQQQM, encoded by the coding sequence GTGTTGGTGAGATCTGTTCTTTTTGCCAGCAGTAATCGTAATAAATACGAAGAAGTTGTCGCTTTACTTGCCCCCTTGCAGATAAATCTTGTTTTTGGTCCAGAACGTCTATCTCTTGATGTGGACGAAACATACCAGACATATATGGGGAATGCTTATCTGAAAGCTGCGGCGTGGGCGGAAGCAAGCGGTATGCCTTCTTTAGCTGACGATAGCGGTCTTGAAGTTCGCGCCCTGCAGTGGAAACCTGGTATTTTTTCTGCTCGAGTTGCTGCTTCCAGCGAGGCGAGGAATAAGTGGCTTCTTCAATCTCTTGAAGGGAAAGAAGATCGAACAGCAAAATATGTAGCTGCTTTTGCTCTCTGTTTTCCTGAAGAGGGGCATACTATAATAACGGAAGGCGAGTGTTGGGGAAAAATTGCAGAGGAACAACAAGGAGAAGGTGGATTTGGTTACGATCCACTCTTTATTCCTCAGGGGTTTGATAGTCCATTTGCTGATCTTCCTGATAAAATAAAAGCTCGTATTTCACATAGAGCTATAGCTTCTTATCAATTAATACATATTCTTCAACAACAAATGTGA
- the rph gene encoding ribonuclease PH yields MENIYVRSDGRKFNDMRPITFERGYTCYAEGSVLACFGQTKVICTASVEEKIPSFLKGSGQGWITAEYAMLPRATAERTTRSTTKGTINGRSQEIQRLIGRSLRAAVDLSLLGERTIWLDCDVIQADGGTRTAAISGAFIALFDALRYLRENKKINTLPLKSFIGAVSVGKIQNGLCLDLCYEEDSRAEVDCNVVMNGNKELIEIQGTGEQGIFARDELNAMLDLAEEGLQSIMQHQVAVLDITEEERQACVGEICSFCQQ; encoded by the coding sequence ATGGAAAATATTTATGTACGAAGTGATGGTAGAAAGTTCAACGACATGCGCCCAATAACTTTTGAGCGTGGATACACATGCTATGCCGAAGGGTCAGTTTTAGCCTGTTTTGGCCAAACTAAGGTTATTTGTACAGCCTCTGTTGAAGAAAAAATTCCATCCTTTTTGAAAGGGAGCGGCCAGGGGTGGATTACTGCAGAATATGCCATGTTGCCTCGGGCTACTGCTGAAAGAACAACGAGAAGCACCACTAAGGGAACGATTAACGGAAGAAGCCAAGAAATTCAGCGTCTTATAGGGCGTTCTTTACGTGCTGCAGTTGATCTTTCTCTTTTGGGAGAAAGAACGATCTGGCTAGACTGTGATGTTATTCAAGCTGATGGTGGAACTCGTACCGCTGCCATATCTGGAGCTTTTATTGCATTGTTTGATGCCCTGAGATATTTAAGGGAAAATAAAAAAATAAATACATTGCCGCTTAAATCTTTTATTGGTGCTGTCAGCGTTGGCAAAATACAAAACGGTCTTTGTTTGGATCTTTGTTACGAGGAAGACAGCAGAGCTGAAGTCGATTGTAATGTTGTAATGAATGGCAATAAAGAGCTTATAGAAATTCAAGGGACAGGTGAGCAGGGAATTTTTGCTAGAGACGAACTCAATGCAATGCTCGACTTGGCAGAAGAAGGACTTCAATCGATAATGCAGCATCAGGTAGCAGTTCTTGATATTACGGAAGAGGAGCGACAGGCTTGTGTTGGTGAGATCTGTTCTTTTTGCCAGCAGTAA
- a CDS encoding N-acetylmuramoyl-L-alanine amidase, with the protein MLQRQVCKKFIFIFIFLITALVFISDSAMSSTGWNLALNGRVLGDVPIKEQGRLTMVSIGTMVRLLQLDLEQKEDTLLIYYKNNKLQLVHKATAVWLNVQLLPTASAPVLENGHWWLDSRSAMKILQSLYQAAGDKSTLSWMGASDIPVVIEELQPLQEEIKPAIQQPVQQPTCELKSLRWGRYEEKIRVVFDYLGVAEPKAKEVDTSVSIVFSGSSLSQNDLSSPYPQDVSVKMNTLNGKYIVSLHSVQGGKMNIFTLPNPTRLVVDIFPEKQKEILEITAPGGNIPESQNVSVPQRVAVPPQKKSKKPLIVVDPGHGGKDPGAVSNGLREKNLNLQFSKLLAESIKKRGFDVRLTRSTDIYLKLRERTELANNWEADMFISIHANALPKGRHATGTEIYIMALPTDKDAMQLALIENRELTGDNGSESSAQVDKKTKMLLNILGNMQQNAKISDSTDVAEYLFKAGKNNRLNMRRVAQAPFFVLRGASMPAVLIETGFITERSEAKKLASTSFQRQFAEAIAQGVEAYFNGGR; encoded by the coding sequence ATGTTACAGCGGCAGGTTTGTAAAAAATTTATATTTATTTTTATTTTTCTTATAACAGCACTTGTTTTTATTTCCGATTCGGCGATGTCTTCGACGGGATGGAATTTGGCTCTTAACGGTCGTGTCCTTGGAGACGTTCCAATAAAAGAACAAGGCAGATTGACCATGGTTTCTATTGGGACTATGGTGAGACTTCTACAGCTTGATTTGGAGCAAAAAGAAGATACACTTTTGATTTATTACAAAAACAATAAGTTACAACTTGTTCATAAAGCTACAGCAGTATGGTTGAATGTTCAGCTTCTACCGACAGCCTCAGCACCCGTTTTGGAAAATGGACATTGGTGGCTTGATTCTCGATCTGCCATGAAAATTCTTCAATCTTTATATCAGGCAGCGGGGGATAAATCTACGCTATCGTGGATGGGGGCTTCTGATATTCCTGTTGTTATAGAAGAGCTTCAACCTCTTCAAGAAGAAATTAAGCCAGCGATTCAGCAACCGGTTCAGCAACCGACATGTGAGCTAAAGTCGCTGAGATGGGGACGTTATGAAGAAAAAATTAGGGTAGTTTTTGACTATTTGGGTGTGGCCGAACCTAAAGCAAAAGAGGTAGATACGTCGGTTTCTATTGTTTTCTCTGGTTCGAGTCTTTCTCAAAACGATCTTTCTTCTCCGTATCCTCAAGATGTATCTGTCAAAATGAATACTTTAAATGGGAAATATATAGTATCCTTGCATTCCGTTCAGGGCGGGAAAATGAACATCTTTACCCTTCCTAATCCGACGCGATTGGTGGTTGACATATTCCCCGAAAAACAGAAAGAAATTCTGGAAATAACAGCACCTGGCGGGAATATTCCTGAATCTCAGAATGTTTCTGTTCCTCAACGTGTTGCTGTGCCACCTCAGAAGAAATCAAAAAAACCCCTCATTGTTGTTGACCCTGGTCATGGGGGGAAAGATCCTGGCGCCGTTTCAAACGGCTTGAGAGAAAAGAATTTAAACCTTCAGTTTTCGAAATTATTAGCGGAGAGTATTAAAAAACGAGGTTTTGATGTGCGTTTGACTCGAAGCACAGATATTTATCTAAAGTTGAGAGAGCGTACTGAGTTGGCGAATAATTGGGAAGCTGATATGTTTATCAGTATTCATGCCAATGCTTTACCTAAAGGCAGGCATGCGACTGGCACGGAAATATACATTATGGCTTTGCCTACAGATAAAGACGCAATGCAGTTGGCTTTAATTGAAAACCGAGAGTTGACAGGCGATAATGGTAGTGAGAGTTCAGCACAAGTTGATAAAAAGACAAAAATGCTTTTGAATATTCTTGGAAATATGCAGCAAAACGCTAAAATTAGTGATAGTACTGACGTAGCGGAATATCTATTTAAAGCAGGAAAAAATAATCGTTTAAATATGAGACGAGTTGCGCAGGCCCCATTTTTTGTTTTGCGTGGTGCTTCGATGCCGGCAGTGCTCATAGAAACAGGTTTTATTACTGAACGAAGTGAAGCGAAAAAGCTTGCTTCTACGTCTTTTCAAAGACAGTTTGCCGAAGCTATTGCGCAAGGGGTAGAGGCCTACTTCAATGGAGGCCGATAA
- the rplM gene encoding 50S ribosomal protein L13: MASNRTYMATRDKVAREWYVVDATDKPLGRLAVKIARILMGKHKATYTPHVDCGDFVIVINADKVKLTGNKLMNAKRYHHTGYPGGIKSQTYGEIMAKRPERLVELVVKGMLPSKTRLNFQRKLKVYAGANHPHEAQQPVTLDI, translated from the coding sequence ATGGCGAGCAATCGTACCTACATGGCTACTCGCGACAAAGTTGCGCGTGAGTGGTATGTAGTAGATGCCACCGATAAACCATTGGGAAGACTAGCTGTCAAAATAGCTAGAATACTGATGGGGAAACATAAAGCGACCTATACCCCACATGTTGATTGTGGAGATTTCGTGATTGTTATCAATGCGGATAAAGTAAAGTTGACTGGTAATAAGCTGATGAATGCTAAAAGATATCACCACACAGGATATCCTGGCGGAATTAAAAGCCAGACCTACGGTGAAATCATGGCGAAAAGACCAGAGCGACTTGTCGAGCTTGTTGTGAAAGGGATGCTTCCTTCCAAGACACGCCTTAATTTCCAGCGGAAACTTAAGGTCTATGCGGGAGCCAATCATCCTCACGAAGCACAACAGCCAGTTACTCTTGACATTTAA